In Danio rerio strain Tuebingen ecotype United States chromosome 18, GRCz12tu, whole genome shotgun sequence, the genomic window TTTAAACTTTATCTGCTGTTTGCAAACTGTGTGCTAACATAACAACATTTAGAGCCCCAAGCTGACCTCTGGACCAGTTTGAATGATTGTTTTACCTCTCCCATTCCTGAACTGATAAATGTACCTATGTTAGGAGCAACAGCATCACGCAGGAAAAGACCCACCTGCCGCTGTGGGTGTACCTGCATCTGTTATCGTCAGCGGCAGCAGTTCTGGTCCCGTCCCTTCAGGCCATGACAACTTGTTAGCTGAGACTCGGCAGAGGCAGAGTCCCAGTCCCTCCCTTGGTCCTGCCCACATGGCAACAGTGGTTAACAAGGTAGATGAGCTCATGCTCTGTGCTAAGCCCCACCCACTTGTTGCTGCCACTGCTGCGTATTGGACCACTGTCTCCCAGCAGAATTCCCTCTTTTTCTGTCCTCTTGTCCTTCTACTGTCATTGCTCAGGCTACTGCTCTTTCACTTGTTTCCACTTCTTGTTTTTGCCTGTATTTAATCCGTTTTTTCATTCTGCATCTGTCACGATGACTATTATCTGTTTCTGTCATTGATAATGTAATGAGAGATTCATTATTTTCATCCATTAGTTTCATTGCCTATTGCACGATATTCTTTCCCCTAATAAGACATGTCCTGTTGTTTGTTTGCATGATTATTTCTGAGCCGAAAGCTTGCAAAACTACATTGACACTAATTAAAAAAAGGGTTGATGCAAATAACAGTGCCATTGTTACTCTTCGAATGGTGTCACATGCAATAATAGTACTCTATtttttggttgtgtgtgtgtttgcatcatCTTCTCACAGGCATGTCATGATGGATTCCTAACAGTTTATCTGCTGTAAATCATTGCCACTCACTTTATCCATTAAGATTAACATTCTCAGTACTCATTCCTTCTGCTGCCCTCACGTTCAGTAACTGCTGTTTTTAACCCCAATCAGCCCCCACAACCACCACCCCCAAGAGAAATTAAATTAATTCCCTTCAAGATCACTTTCAAAGATTTGATCTTGATCACTTTCTCGCTGCCCTGAATTGCCTTCTGATCCTACCAGCAAATCTGTTTTGGTTTGTAGACTGTTCTTTAGAATATTCCTTGTCTGTATGTGaaccaattttttatttttttgttctctgCAAAAATGTTGTCCTTGAGTGAGTTGTCTACCCTCCCAGTATTAAGCTCAAGTATTGCATTTAAAGAGCATCTATCTTTTAGATGTTTATATAAGTTTGTACATTTTGTACTTCAACTTTTGAAGTCTTTACGAAAACTTCCTTTTTGATGTTTTGAAACAAGATTTTTCCTTTTCTATTTCTTCTTGCTTGTATATTATCCTactcttatttgtttattgtagcttgttgctgtgtggtgttttgtttttgcactGTAGATATGAGAAATTGCTCATTGTTTTAGTGATGCACTTAAAAAAACAATCAGAACAATCAAAAACGATAGTGAAACTGAATTGTAGAACAGTTATGGATAGGAAGTCTTTGTAATGATAGTGTAACCTGTGAAAAGGATGATCCTTGACTCCACCACTCTGCACAATTTAAGCCTTTCTTATTTAACTTATCCTGGACTTGTACCATAAAtctgggttagctagctagctaAGTTAGCTTTAATTTGCTTCTATTTTGGTTTTCAGGTAAATTGAAGCTGTTTGACATTAATCACTCTTTGTTGCCATGGTATTATTGAGCAGCTGAGCTTCTTTCATGGTACAAACTAGGATTGTCACGATGCTGAATttgataccaatcggtactgaaataaaaaaaataaactccatttcctgctaacatttgagcgctgttgagcatgttcttaaacagcactgatttgccattgtgttcacgtgctcaacaaaaatgactgtgattggccgtgaaggtcatcagttcaccgaactcaccgctgtacACTGAGTGTAACcatagatacagggacactggagcgtttcaaagtcaTGTCGATTAATTGGTTTGTCTATAAGCGGACATACGAGCAGTCTGCTTAAtcggctttaaaacgctccagtgtccttTTTTGTGGTTACACTccgtaaacagcggtgagttcggcaAACCGaggaccttcacagccaatcacagtcatttctgttgagtatGTAAACACAATAgtaaatcagtgctgtttaagaatgtgctcacaTCGCTTAAATGTTCGCGGGAAATAacgcaacatttttaaaatttcagtactgattggtattgaattccagtatcatgacaaccctggtacaaactaaactaaaacttaaCTGGCTAGCCAGCTAATCCACCTTCATGGTACAGGCCCCTGGTCCAGATCATCAGCTCTATAGCATAGAGGGAAATGGAAGAGTCCATTGCTGGATTGGTGTAcctttgtgtgttgtgtgtgtaccTTTCATAACTAATCAAGGTATATTTTCCATTGACTTTATGGTAGAGTTGTTTGATCATTTGCGAAAACCTTAGGAAGGAATGACAAGTGGGGTATGCTGTATCCCAGTTGTCCCCTGGGGagggtgatttccaaaaatatcaTACATGTTATTAAACTATTGGAATTCTTATATTTTAgtcataacctacagaagataaaaatagtatttaatagttgAGTAAACAACATGCCACCCCTGGGGTTATTACGCTAGATTAAGGAAACGGCACATGCGTACATTAAAAATAACGGCCACGACTGAACAGAGGATGTTTTTCAAGTGGTGATCTGCAAAATTAAACCAACAATAGTCTTGTGCTGTAAAGATTGTGCCCACCATTCTCATTAAGTgacattaatattaaatttaacaaatgaataatgacttatgaacttttttgtattgtaaataagCTCGTTTATATAGTTCtaattggtgtgtgtgcactgttgtgtgcagtgtttgtatgtttataaccacctctgaggatagtgggggtcgcgagctgaaaagtttgagaacccctgctgtaTCCCACCTCTCTCTAGAAATGGCCTTTGACTAGTTTTTATGGTCAAATATCTTAGAGTAGCTAATATTTTGTTCATACTTAAATTCTCCTCAGTTGAAATCCATTAAAAACAGATCTTAAGCCAGTACACTTTTGGGTACAGGCTGCAGCCTTAACCTTCCAAAGACTTTTGTTCAGTAAACCTAAATGTGTGTTAGATAAGAAAGACATACATGTGTAGATGTGGGTCTGAGTTGAGATCACTGATGTAAATTATTTTGAGGAGCAAGTAGACCACTGCACTAATTCACCCAATGGTTGGAAATTGTTGTGGTTGGCAATTGACATTCCCTGTCATCCTAAAACTAATCAAATCTCTCAGAGAAGTGAGAAAATAGCTGAAACTGATCAAAATCCAGATCTTCCTAAATACATTTGCCGTGTTTACATAGATTATTTCTATTCGacatatattcattttcaaataaagcataaaaacaatgtttatttaatatttataacatttcaacaactactttttttttttttttttttcaaattactaCAAAAATCATATTGATTACTTTCTTGTACTGTGAAAGTCATTTTCTGTTGTTGGAAATTTCAGTGCATCCCTAAAACGTACATAGACTCAAAATTAATGACAAATGTGCACGATTAATCAAGCAACAACTGACAATTTCTCTCATCCCCCACCTCCTCTTTTTTACCATATAGGTTCCATCGTCAGCACATTCACAGTCTATAAAGATCCAAAACGCCTCCCAATCTCAGCCTGTGGTCACCCCTTCGCCAGCACCCACACTGTCCGACAGCCCTCAACCTGCTCAAGTTTCCCCTCTCACTCTCGGGCAGCAGATCCAGTCTCCCCATCAACAGTCTCGGCCTCCCTCGCAGCCCCAGCCTCCTTCACAGGCACAGACTCCTTCACGCTCATGCACCCCTTCCTCTCTACCGCCTCTCTTCATCATTCACAATCAGATGGGAGGTTCTCCACAGCCGGCTCCACCACCTCAGCAACAGCAGCCTCAGCAGTTACAAGTGCAGCTCCAGCCTCAAGTTCTTCCTCAGCCTGCTGCTCTGCAGCCAGACGTACCTCCTTCCTCGTGCTCCCCAAAGCCTCCGCAGCCACTTCCCACACAGTTCCAGTTCCAGCCCCCAGTCTCCAGCTCGTCTCCAGCTGCAGCAGTGAAACAGCAGGTGACGGTGGTGCCTGGGCTGACCGCAGAACAGCAGCATCACCTACAGCTGGTCAGTGCGCAGCTGCAGACCATGTCATCAATCACACAGCCCTCCCCTCAACAAAAGCAGCTCTTGGAAAAACTTCACCAGGTATTGTATCATCAGTTTATCCCAAATACCTCGCTCTAAGTGCTTGTGAAGTGTATAGACATGAGTGGATGAAAATTCTGGAGAGAAACAGAAGATTCTGACTGGATCTTTTAACAGATGTTCCCTCCATGAACATTTTTGTTTGGTCTTTATTCATGGACACAAATGTACTGGATTGATCAACTCATTCTAAATACCCTGCTCTAAGTGTTTGTGATGCGGGTTTGCGTGGAAACAATGTTAGTTTTCGCcaactatatttattttactgacgaaaaggaaataaaaataagttttaatgACAAAATCTATGACAAAATGTACTGATGTTTTTGTCCATAAATAAGGggtaaattaaattgtttatggAGGGACCATTTGTTAAAGGAACCAGTCCAAATTTTCTTAAGGAAGGACCAAGATCCAGTCAGAATCTTCTGATGAAAGGTAAATTAAAATATGTTCTAGATGACAAAAATGTACTGACATAGGTTGAAGAAAATTCTGGAGAGAAGCAGGAGATTCTGACTGGATCTTTTAATAAACAGTCCCTCCATAAACAATTTTGTTTAGTCTTAATTCATGGACAAAACTGTACTTGCATATGTCCATAAATAAAGACTAAAAGAAAATGTTTATGGAGGGACTGTTTGTTAAAGGATCCAGTCAGAATCTCCAGTTTCTCTTCAAAATTGTTATCAACTCATCCTAAATACCTTGCTCTGAGTCAGGGTTACccatggtcctggagggccggtgtcctgcaggttttagatcCAACTTGTCACAATACAACGCTCGCATGTTTCCAGAAAGCctagtaatagtttgattagctAGCCCTGTTGTGTCTAATCGGGGCCGGAACTAAACTTTTGACACCGGGTctgcaggacagagtttgggtACCCCTGCTCTAACTGTTTGTAATGCAGAATTGCGGGGAAACTTTGTTAATTTAGTTGATAAATAATTTGCATCATATTATTTGTCAACAATAGTTTTTAAAGTACTGTTTtattaaaagctaaataaaactcacaaaaaatcacaaactgAATAACGATAAAACGAAAATGTTTATGTAGGCAGTATATTAAAGGATCCAGTCTGAATCTTCTTTCCATTTAAAtgtcttaaagcaggggtgcccaaactggaGGTCTGATGTGctacaaagtttagttccaatcccaatcagacacgcctgggctagctaatcaagccctTAGTAGGCTTTCTAGAAGcatctgtgcaggtgtgttgcgacaagttgaagctaaaatctgcaccAACCATCCAAAAACAGAGTATGGACACCCTGTCCTAAAGCCATGGTTACACTAGACATTGTGCTTGTAAAATTCTGTCGTATCACGCTGCGAAAAGGGGAAGGACAATATGATTAGACGTTGagaaagcaagcgattgctccatatttaaaattgCTGTATAGTGAGGTCAcgttttgatcttcaattggtctcacccaatcacatgatgcgatttcacagggcAGAGTTCACAAAGATTGAACTTTCGATTGCAGCCACATGCGAAACTTTCCGGTCTGCCACATTAGCTTGCTtattaatggaagtctatagggtgATTAACGCCATTACGTCACTAAGCCATCcgtgtcctctggagtttcatgtaatttctagtgtttcatttttatttttatctttaactgcagttcaccccccaccccccaattaaactattttaatatttggTAATAAAATTATTATCAGTAAAGCATTTTATCTGGGCATTTAATTAAGCATAAGAATTTGGTTAAATttatacaaatgtaaacatttgaaAGAATACGGAATGGTGTATATATAGCTGGTTTATTATAGAGAATGTCTTTTATGAGGGGCCCTATGTAGGCCTAATGTTACACCACAACTCTTAAATCTGGGCCCATATTGTTCAAACCTGAATATCATTCTTGTTCAGGAGTATATAATGAGATTAGAAATGTTAGAGATATgcgtaatttaaaataatatgattTAACTAAACTGGTTAGATTTTAGTCAACCAAATCCAGAGTAGATTTATTCTGCTCTCATGAACATCCTTAATTAAGGTGATTGTTCGTGTGTGTGATTTCTACAGGTCCAGCAAAACATACTTTTGCAGGCTAAGCAGCAAGCTCAGGCACAAGCCCAGGCCTCTCAGCAACAGGCTACAAACCAGTTCAACAAAATGCCAGATCAGCCTTCGGTCCAAGCTGCGACTTCTTCAACGGCCACTGGAGCCATCCAAGCACCAGTCCAGTCTCTTCTGCCGCAGAAGTCTGTGCTTGTCAAGCCCTCTACTACAGGTGGCCATTGGATCTTATCCTTCACATGTTTACTTGAAAATACTCCTATGCTGATAATGTTATATTCAACACAGGTGCAAATGACACACAAGTGTTTTCTGCGGTGTCTGCTGGGGCTACGGTGAACACGGGAATCACAACACCAAACCTTGCACAGGCTGTCCAGGTTAGTTAAATGTGTtcttagggctgtgcgatatgactgtatgcattatatggacaaaataaaaagtatttcctttaatattatgctaaattattattattaatactattatgttaCAAAGTACATTGTTTACGGTAATTCTTTCATAATTTATATTAGCACAATATTACACACCATTACAGGGATGCAGATGGAAATGTTGCAATCCTGCAACTTTATTTAGagtatatttattttaagcttTACATATAATCATTAGCTTTTGACAAgcgttttgtattttattaatatttattttatatttctacatttatAATCAAACATTTGCCCTAAAGTTCTAAAAGAAGAGAGAAATATGATCACATTTGaattagggttgggtaccgagaTGTACCGGACCgaatttcggtgccactggtgttgcgacaaggacgtaaaaagcatcaaagggtgcatcaaaggcacacataggtacgGATTGTGTtacaacatttctaaacatttaattctaaacaactttgagggataCAGAGACCGTCAACAATATTAGGCGATTGTTCTTGTTGCTTGGGGAACGCACGCACTTAGGCAACACGCGTAGTACAGCGCATCGggtgagcgactcccttcagattcatcaacacgcatgatcacgttcatcaaaatCGCTTCAACTAAGCATTaaatatggctgtattttacaagcaaggattctgacacagcaacgtgaagcaggcgagttacaaaagttgcgtttaaggggggaaacacgtcaaacttgaTGAAAAATTTGATGGCGCagggaatcaacttaaaggctgCTTTGACAGCTTGTAACATCTGGCACTTTCACAGAGTAcgcttacatggacaccaatactctgatagtaacatgattaagacaatactcttaaaccctaaaaaaaaaaggtgttccctgattttgatgacagcgtGCAGGTTAGTAATaaactaatgtaatgttaattgcataatgcaaatcttaaattcatactaacaaacaaatgatcaaaaggaatatattaattaaattcaaatatataaaatatgaataatataatttcaactttaattatattgtttaattaaaattatttttatttttttatcaaataaaagatttttatagagtcatccaccatagtTTTGTGGTTTAAAATATTGGTTTAGGCACCGGTACTGTTCTAAAAGTATTGATTGAGCACCAGTATCGAACTCCAAAAGATACCCAACCCTAATCTGAATGAGTACATTTTTgagtatatactttaaaatgtaaaaaagaaagtcCTTAACATGTGGtcaatatatataaactattaagtGATTGAATTTATGCAAATGGTACTATATGATGATATACATGAGATGACTTCTATCGTGATATGAAATTTCTGTCATATTGCTCAGCCCTAGCTGTAAGTATCTTTAATAAGTGAAGACTGATCATTTTAATCACAATGATGTTGGTTTGCAGGCAAAGCCAGGCGTCATAAGTTCGGTTAGTGGACTAACTCTGGGCAAAGCAGGTTTGCAGATTCAGGTGTTAGGTGCTGGACTCTCTCAAATGCCTGCACCTCCACTACCTGCTCCCCAAACACAGGTAGGCTTCGAAAATTACACTACATGAGCtaaaaaaattagcttgatgATTTATTTGTTGTAATCTTCTaatgtttgtcttttttattttttttttacagacatcAACATTAAAAAGGCCCTTTAGTATGGAACCAAGCAAAGAAGCTAGGTACAAACATTCAAATACAGACAAAGTTGTGAATGTATCATTAATGAATGATTGATGCATgttatgaaccatttattaatgAGCTGTGCTTTTTTAAGATCAGCAGTTCTCATGAGCTCATGTGTCTGTTTGTAGGATGCTGGAACAGCTGCGAAAACAGCAAGGCTCAGTTCTCCATCCTGACTACAGCTCTCCTTTCCGCTCTTTTGAGGACACACTTCATCGGCTGCTGCCATACCATCTGTACCAAGGCACGGCTTCATCTCCGGAAGACTGTCGTAAAGGTAAATACTCATACCTCTGTGTGAACATCTGTACTACGGTAAGGTTGTCTGGCGACAATGTCTTCTGAACTGGTGCGTAACTCCTGCTTTGTGCTTCTCTGTTCAGTGGATGATGAATTTGAGAACGTCTCAAGCCAGCTCTTGAAACGCACACAAGCAATGCTGGATAAATATCGTCACTTGCTTTTCGAGGAATCAAAGGTACCATTTAAATCTCACTCGCACCACTTGACCTTGATATGTGGAGGATCAGAGCTTGAAATTCATTTTACGTCTTGTGTATTTGCTACCTTGAGCAGAGGCTGGGTCCCTCAGCAGAGATGGTTATGATTGACCGGATGTTCATTCAAGAGGAAAAGGTTGCTCTGAGTCAGGACAGGGTCCTAGCCAAGGAGAAACCAGGTAATTCCTATGGTTTAATGCAAGTTATATTTGGCGTGAGGTAGGCACAATATGTCAGTTCAGCATCAATACCacaatgtgcgcatctgcaatagtcacactgTGGGATGGTCAATGTTGAGTCATAGCTCAGAACACacgagatttgtggagtcactgtTGAGTTTAGCCATAATACAGTACAAGTTGATcagttgcatgtgtttttaaggcctgtgactgtgtgggCATTTCAGGAGAGTTTGAAGTATTCAGCTACATgaaccatttgtaactttaataaacaaattttgatTCGCTATTTAAATGATGTCTATTTAgtgatattttacatttgattattcagtttccgtacctgaatactgttagactccacagaaaatatataaaaaaaaaaaaaaaaatatatatatatatatatatatatatatatatatatatatatatatatatatatatattagtgctgtcaatcgatttaaaaaaataactaattaatcacacttttttggaaaattaatcgcgattaatcgcatttaaaagactgaaacgtgtaattttggctattcaaatgtaaaattaatataaacgcaagacaaaaactatttaaattcaaaatataattgtttattagagttAGTGTTTAAAttgtaacagatttcttcatgtaaacaacaaacccacaataaaccatcaagatcctggcttgacagccatatttattacagaaattaaaacaggcatgttaatgccatttgaatttaaaaacgatcaataccaataaagaaaaaaaatgatttccaagTTGGTCTCTtaagtggactacaaaaaaaaagccaaaatacaggcattgcagatatggaaagttttaaatatatatatatatatatatatatataaaataaaaaaaaaaaaaaaatatatatatatatatatatatatatatatatatatatatatatatatatatatatatatatatatatatatatatatctatatatctaccAAACATGCCTGATTTTTCCAGAATCATGTAGCCCTACCTTAAGCACTTTGTTTGTTCATTGTATATATAGCTAACATTTTAGGATGTTGCattgtttaatcattttaatctTTGACTGTTTGCAGAGGAATTTGTGGCCAATTCGTGTTTAGTGGACAGCAGTGCGGTGAAGCTTGAAAAGGTGGAGCTAAGTTCTGTAAGAACTGCATCAACAATGGTTGCGGCTCCGCCTACAGCAGTTACGCCTGCTCCTGCCACAACTGTTGCCCCGGCTCCAACCTCTACACCTGCTCCAGCTGCTGCCCCAACTCCTGCTCCTGCTCCTGCCCCTGCACTCTTCCCTCCAACAAAACTGGTGATCAAGCAAGGTGGAGGAGGAGCTTCAGTCTCCTGGTCCACCAGCTCAACCCCTACGCCTGCTCCGGTGGTGCGACCGCCTGCTGAGCCTGTCGCACCAAGTGCCTCCTTCAGCCGCACTCCGTCCTCCCGCCCTGCTGACGACGACGATGACGTTGCACTTCCCCAACGGACCAGCAAACCACCCATCAAGACCTACGAGGCACGTCGGCGGATAGGTTTGAAGCTGAAGATCAAGCAAGAGGCGGGGTTAAGTAAGGTGGTTCACAACACTGCATTAGATCCTGTCCATTCGCAATCACAACTCACACCACAGACGCCCACCCCCGAGCAGCCGCAGAAAGTAAAGCCACACGTAACTCTTCCCTCCACCGTCATTAGAACTCAACCCACAACCTCTCAATCCACCTCCTCCTCCACTGTCACCACAGTAACCACACACACAGCCTCCGCCTCCAGTAGCGCAACTTCCTCGAGCGGGGCATCGTCTTCATTCTCCACCTGGTCTTCATCGTCACCTTCTACGTCGACCGCGCAGATGAACGGCACCCTGGAGCACCATGAGGTAGGTGGGGTCAAACGTAACCCAGCGTCCACAGCAACGCCACCACTAACAACGTGCAGGCTCCCGCTCCGAAAGACATACCGTGAGAACATCAGTCCCCGTCACAGGCCTGGAGTACCAGGAGGTGGTGGAGATACACTACCCATTCTGCCTGCAGGACCTCCTGTTACCTCTTCGCCCCAACCGCAAAGCTCGTCCCCTCAACCCGAACGAACTGTGATAGCCAGTGTGAAACTGGAGCGGCAAGGTGGACACGGGCGATCTCACCCCCATGCGGAGTCACAAAGCCTGGCAGCCGTTGAAGACGTCCTTTATCGGGGAATAAAAAACGCGTACCAACATCATCGGGAGTTTGATAAAGACGATGAGGATGATATGGAGgaaggtggtggtggtggtggtgcttTGGGGCGGTTAAAGGGCATAGGAAGCAAACACCGGGAAGGGGGACGGGGCGCCTTCAGGATGGATCAGCATGCCCCAGGGCCGCCCTCTCCCGGAGAGTCTTCCTGCACAAGAGACTCGTCACTTCCTGCCAAACGCTGCAAGTCGGACTCTCCGGACATGGACAATGCAAGCTTCTCCAGCGGCAGCCCGCCGCCTGACGACTCGCTAAATGAGCACCTGCAGTGTGCCATAGACAGTATACTAAACCTCCAACAGGGCCCTCCTGGACACGGAGGCTCAGGGAGAGGGGATTTAGGGAGGGTTCATGGGGCAAACCTGCCTAACCAGCACCAAACCCATCCCTCCTACAGACAGTCCATGCCTCCCCTCTCAACACAGCCCTCGTCCGCCCCCATGTCCCAGCATTCACAGGTAGGAGGGCGAGGGCAGAATGGAAATCTGGTTTCACAGACGCACAGTAGATAACAGCCCCTTCAGCCCACGTCGACTGAAAGACTGAAAAAGCAGGATGTCAGTGCATAGGGGGAAGAAAATGGAGACATTTTCCCATGTTCAGCTGTGTTTGCTTTGTTTGTCTGTGGTTCGTGCTGATCAAACGTGTTCTTTTGGTTTACATATGGCCCTTTAAGTGTACTTTCTAAGTATAAAAAGTGCACTTTGATATGATTTTCAGATTTTTGTCACTTTTTATTTCCATCCTGGGTGCGAAGCTAGGCCAGTTCCAACGTCCATATCCCAGTTATTTTAGTTCTTCTCAAATTGTGAGAAGACATGACCTTTCATTTAATTAGTAATGTTTGTAATAATCACAGTGACGGATGCAGATTGCAGGAACTTTAAGTGATATCATGAATTTGTCATATCAAACAGTTATTTTAGAGAGACCAATGGATCCCTTTGTTAAAATGGTCCCCtatattatgatttattgatCATTATGGATCATAGCATTATAGTGTAGCGCCCTGAAAGCATGATTTGTTGTCTTTGGTTGTTTGACTAAAGGAATTAACAATGATGCATTCACAAGTAGACAAATCACCCAAACTCTAGGAAATCCGTTGACCTTTAAAGCATTCCAGTATCAAGAGCACATTTACAAATCAAACTTACAATCATAGCGCAGCAAATTTGGGTCGCCCTTA contains:
- the bicra gene encoding BRD4-interacting chromatin-remodeling complex-associated protein isoform X3 encodes the protein MDDEDGRCLLDVICDPQALNDFLHGSETQGHVPEVPAQVQLSTSEPGLPRVSVDLDFLEDDDILGGSPGGDNGSNGVGTNHEPCDILQQSLAEANITEQSLQEADAELDLSSFGLTGLTQVVQPLPDAGLSGVGIGGATQIFPNQGTPTAPSNPTPDMLGSVLAHPGLQLQQQVMNKAISVQPFVQQVGLGNVTLQPISSLQALPNGSQSGPLGIGQIQVVGQPTVMTINPSGQQILTKTMGGYQLHQPGPEAASAGTQAGLGSSVLSSGGGLVIQGGKATLGSPALNGPAVCLGSTNTNNSATTMATAGGIVGFSNASLGAGIGSQTQPQGQIMQNVIIQRTPTPIQPKPPQGGTIQPKIFKQQQQQLPAPHALPNDANKALGVQQIPVSAGQNVTFLTGKPGSNVVLSTQAASQGTQFSQALFKQQGPQTSGKPLSVHLLNQQGSIVIPSQTVLQGQNHQFLLPGLQAGGQILAQHPGGHIITSQGPGGQIIANQILTANQNINLGQVLASQGHPGAAHILSGHIQLQPGQMGQPALFQMPVSLAHTQTQSHPVTGHVQTVIQGMPIQNSLSVESLSPAVSLQTLQQSGGVPNNGSSGSTAMAPCQPGEGITVLGGSSDSAAQPAQTQPQPSILTVQTTPPVSVAASVPSSSSPSPTMATSASTMVGLCSQAQHSPGKVLFTSPGSGMILSQEPLQMFLHQEQQHHAGKDPPAAVGVPASVIVSGSSSGPVPSGHDNLLAETRQRQSPSPSLGPAHMATVVNKVPSSAHSQSIKIQNASQSQPVVTPSPAPTLSDSPQPAQVSPLTLGQQIQSPHQQSRPPSQPQPPSQAQTPSRSCTPSSLPPLFIIHNQMGGSPQPAPPPQQQQPQQLQVQLQPQVLPQPAALQPDVPPSSCSPKPPQPLPTQFQFQPPVSSSSPAAAVKQQVTVVPGLTAEQQHHLQLVSAQLQTMSSITQPSPQQKQLLEKLHQVQQNILLQAKQQAQAQAQASQQQATNQFNKMPDQPSVQAATSSTATGAIQAPVQSLLPQKSVLVKPSTTGANDTQVFSAVSAGATVNTGITTPNLAQAVQAKPGVISSVSGLTLGKAGLQIQVLGAGLSQMPAPPLPAPQTQTSTLKRPFSMEPSKEARMLEQLRKQQGSVLHPDYSSPFRSFEDTLHRLLPYHLYQGTASSPEDCRKVDDEFENVSSQLLKRTQAMLDKYRHLLFEESKQRLGPSAEMVMIDRMFIQEEKVALSQDRVLAKEKPEEFVANSCLVDSSAVKLEKVELSSVRTASTMVAAPPTAVTPAPATTVAPAPTSTPAPAAAPTPAPAPAPALFPPTKLVIKQGGGGASVSWSTSSTPTPAPVVRPPAEPVAPSASFSRTPSSRPADDDDDVALPQRTSKPPIKTYEARRRIGLKLKIKQEAGLSKVVHNTALDPVHSQSQLTPQTPTPEQPQKVKPHVTLPSTVIRTQPTTSQSTSSSTVTTVTTHTASASSSATSSSGASSSFSTWSSSSPSTSTAQMNGTLEHHEVGGVKRNPASTATPPLTTCRLPLRKTYRENISPRHRPGVPGGGGDTLPILPAGPPVTSSPQPQSSSPQPERTVIASVKLERQGGHGRSHPHAESQSLAAVEDVLYRGIKNAYQHHREFDKDDEDDMEEGGGGGGALGRLKGIGSKHREGGRGAFRMDQHAPGPPSPGESSCTRDSSLPAKRCKSDSPDMDNASFSSGSPPPDDSLNEHLQCAIDSILNLQQGPPGHGGSGRGDLGRVHGANLPNQHQTHPSYRQSMPPLSTQPSSAPMSQHSQVGGRGQNGNLVSQTHSR